One Deltaproteobacteria bacterium HGW-Deltaproteobacteria-18 genomic window carries:
- a CDS encoding glutamate racemase has product MNEPDCSLPIGVFDSGIGGLTVLKALTEAMPKESFLYLGDTARLPYGTKSAKSVTRYVLQTTALLKARGVKLLVIACNTATGVSLEALQEAYPELPVIGVIRPGAEAACRSSRNGRIGVIGTESTINARSYEREILRIRPDAQVFGQPCPLFVSLAEEGWCEGQIASLVAERYLGAMVRDTGIDTLVLGCTHFPVLANAIQRVVGDGVRLVDSARTTAEFVQEMLERRDICSTTRERSLTFLATDGARRFARVGGVFMQHPLDAADVEIVDL; this is encoded by the coding sequence ATGAACGAACCTGATTGCTCTCTTCCCATCGGGGTTTTTGATTCCGGCATCGGCGGGCTGACCGTTTTGAAAGCCCTGACCGAAGCGATGCCCAAAGAAAGTTTTCTTTATCTCGGTGACACGGCGCGTCTGCCTTACGGCACCAAAAGCGCCAAATCCGTGACCCGCTACGTGCTGCAAACCACGGCTCTGCTCAAGGCCAGAGGCGTCAAACTTCTGGTCATCGCCTGCAACACTGCCACGGGCGTTTCTCTTGAGGCCTTGCAGGAGGCATATCCGGAACTGCCGGTCATCGGCGTCATCCGTCCCGGAGCTGAAGCGGCCTGTCGATCCAGCCGAAACGGCAGGATCGGTGTCATCGGCACGGAGAGCACCATCAACGCCCGCAGCTACGAACGGGAGATTCTGCGCATCCGTCCCGATGCCCAGGTTTTTGGCCAGCCCTGTCCGCTCTTTGTGTCGCTGGCCGAAGAAGGGTGGTGCGAAGGCCAGATCGCCAGTCTCGTGGCCGAGCGTTATCTGGGAGCCATGGTCAGGGATACGGGTATTGACACCCTGGTTCTGGGCTGTACACATTTCCCGGTTCTGGCCAATGCAATCCAGCGTGTGGTGGGAGACGGCGTGCGCCTGGTCGATTCCGCCCGGACCACGGCGGAATTCGTGCAGGAGATGCTTGAGCGCCGGGACATATGTTCCACCACCAGGGAGCGCAGCCTGACTTTTCTGGCCACGGACGGGGCCAGGCGCTTCGCCAGGGTCGGCGGTGTGTTCATGCAACATCCCCTGGATGCCGCCGATGTGGAGATCGTTGATCTCTGA
- a CDS encoding poly(A) polymerase, whose product MTSVIISRSEHAVSRQNIHPDALKVMYRLVRKGFTAYLVGGGVRDLLLGRTPKDFDVSTNATPSQIKKIFQNCFLIGRRFRLAHIRFDDHVIETSTFRRCPDQEEENGDEDLYMFRDNCYGTPEEDALRRDFTINGLFYEVERFSIIDHVGGLSDIENRLIRCIGDPNIRFREDPVRMIRAVRFASRLDFHIEPATYNAIMRHHEEILKASPPRVFEELQKLFAYGAGEKAFRLLYKTGLLHNLLPEIADFLDHDHGQDSSLWAWLEHMDSRIRTVGKVEPVLVFAALFSAPVQRIVARYVAEGERVVYGALLEDLLQPICARMSMPKWMCARMIQIMANQSRFEPDKRKRFSKRGFVAHECFPETLALYQLGLLVSGADLGPAEMWSSLRSEV is encoded by the coding sequence ATGACTTCAGTTATCATTTCACGATCAGAACACGCTGTTTCCCGCCAGAACATCCACCCCGACGCACTCAAGGTCATGTACCGTCTGGTGCGCAAGGGGTTTACCGCCTATCTGGTGGGCGGAGGCGTTCGCGACCTGCTGCTGGGTCGCACGCCCAAGGATTTTGACGTCAGCACCAACGCAACGCCGAGTCAGATCAAGAAGATCTTCCAGAACTGCTTTCTGATCGGACGGCGCTTCCGCCTGGCTCACATCCGCTTCGACGATCACGTCATCGAGACCTCGACCTTCCGGCGTTGCCCGGACCAGGAAGAGGAGAACGGCGATGAAGATTTATACATGTTCCGCGACAACTGTTACGGAACGCCCGAAGAAGACGCCCTGCGCCGCGATTTTACCATCAATGGCCTGTTCTACGAGGTTGAGCGTTTCTCCATCATCGACCACGTCGGGGGTCTGAGCGATATCGAAAATCGACTCATTCGCTGCATCGGCGACCCGAACATCCGTTTTCGGGAAGATCCGGTACGCATGATCCGGGCCGTGCGATTTGCCTCGCGTCTCGATTTTCATATCGAGCCCGCGACCTACAACGCCATCATGCGTCACCATGAGGAGATCCTCAAAGCCTCGCCGCCCCGGGTTTTCGAGGAACTGCAGAAGCTTTTTGCCTACGGAGCGGGAGAGAAGGCTTTTCGCCTGCTGTACAAGACCGGACTCCTGCACAACCTGCTGCCCGAGATCGCGGACTTCCTTGATCATGACCACGGACAGGATTCCTCGCTCTGGGCCTGGCTGGAACATATGGACAGCCGCATCAGGACCGTGGGCAAGGTCGAACCGGTGCTGGTCTTTGCCGCCCTTTTCTCCGCCCCGGTGCAGCGCATCGTGGCCAGATACGTGGCCGAAGGCGAGCGGGTGGTCTATGGCGCCCTGCTTGAAGATCTCTTGCAGCCCATCTGTGCGCGCATGAGCATGCCCAAATGGATGTGCGCACGCATGATCCAGATCATGGCCAACCAGAGCCGCTTCGAGCCGGACAAGCGCAAGCGTTTTTCCAAGCGCGGGTTCGTGGCGCACGAATGCTTTCCCGAAACCCTGGCCCTTTATCAGCTTGGCCTGCTGGTGTCCGGCGCGGATCTTGGGCCTGCGGAAATGTGGAGCAGCCTGCGCAGTGAAGTCGA
- a CDS encoding aminotransferase has protein sequence MRRDIEHVGWGKLTYEIRAIVGVAQDLRNLGLEIIWENIGDPIEKGEQVPGWIKEIIADLVMNDKTYGYCATQGVLETREFVAQLVNQRGSYQVTADDIIFFNGLGDAVAKIFGFLKREARVIGPSPAYSTHSSAEAAHSGYEHLTYELDPNNGWMPDLVDLENKVRYNDSIAGILFINPDNPTGAVYPCELIEKIVDIARRYNIFVLADEIYANIVYSGHPTCSLSEVIGEVPGMALRGISKEYPWPGGRCGWIEVYNKDKNPDFNAYIKSLLNAKMLEVCSTSLPQLSIPPVMGDPRYKGHLDARRRMFEFRAQEAWETFQGVPGVRVIKPQGAFYMSVMFEDGVLNGKQTLEIDNPKVKAHIEEIVQGVEVDKRFVYYLLGATGICVVPLTGFCCNRKGFRVTLLETDDAKRLNTWRTIVDAITHYLASA, from the coding sequence ATGCGCAGAGACATCGAACATGTGGGTTGGGGAAAGCTGACCTATGAAATCAGGGCGATAGTGGGCGTGGCTCAGGATCTTCGCAATCTGGGCCTCGAAATCATCTGGGAAAACATCGGCGACCCCATCGAGAAGGGCGAGCAGGTCCCCGGCTGGATCAAGGAAATCATCGCCGATCTTGTCATGAACGACAAAACCTACGGCTACTGCGCCACGCAAGGGGTGCTCGAGACCCGCGAATTCGTGGCTCAGCTCGTCAACCAGCGTGGCAGTTACCAGGTCACGGCCGACGACATCATTTTCTTCAACGGCCTTGGTGACGCCGTGGCCAAGATTTTCGGTTTTCTGAAGCGTGAAGCCCGGGTCATTGGGCCTTCTCCGGCCTATTCCACCCACTCTTCGGCCGAGGCCGCGCATTCCGGATACGAACACCTGACCTACGAGCTCGACCCGAACAACGGCTGGATGCCCGATCTGGTCGACCTGGAAAACAAGGTCCGCTACAACGACTCCATCGCCGGCATCCTGTTCATCAATCCCGACAACCCGACGGGCGCCGTGTATCCGTGCGAGCTGATCGAGAAGATCGTGGATATCGCCCGGCGCTACAATATTTTCGTCCTGGCCGATGAAATCTATGCCAACATCGTCTACAGTGGCCATCCGACCTGCAGCCTGTCCGAGGTCATTGGCGAGGTTCCTGGCATGGCCCTGCGCGGCATCTCCAAGGAATACCCCTGGCCGGGCGGACGTTGCGGCTGGATTGAAGTCTACAACAAGGACAAGAATCCCGATTTCAACGCCTACATAAAGAGCCTCCTGAACGCCAAGATGCTCGAAGTCTGCTCCACCAGCCTGCCTCAGCTCTCCATCCCCCCGGTCATGGGCGATCCCCGCTACAAGGGTCACCTTGATGCCCGGCGCAGAATGTTCGAGTTCCGTGCGCAGGAAGCCTGGGAAACCTTCCAGGGCGTACCCGGCGTACGGGTCATCAAGCCCCAGGGCGCTTTCTACATGTCGGTCATGTTCGAGGACGGAGTCCTGAACGGCAAACAGACCCTTGAAATTGATAACCCCAAGGTCAAGGCGCACATCGAAGAGATCGTGCAGGGCGTTGAAGTGGACAAGCGCTTTGTTTACTATCTGCTCGGCGCCACCGGCATCTGCGTCGTCCCGCTGACGGGATTCTGCTGCAACCGCAAGGGCTTTCGCGTCACTCTGCTGGAAACCGACGACGCCAAGAGGTTGAACACATGGCGAACCATTGTCGACGCCATCACCCATTATCTGGCCTCGGCCTGA
- a CDS encoding NUDIX hydrolase: MTDDSTPRWLDWAREIQALAQTGLAFTKSHYDQLSFGRLSDIAAEILAEHSQLEAPAVKRVFSLEPGYATPKVDVRAAVIRDGRILLVRESADGKWAMPGGWSDVGDRPSETAEREALEESGFVVRARKLVGAFDANRGEKASMFFHAVKLVFLCELLGGEARGSMETLEVEFFDFDDLPPLSIQRTNLRHLEEIRAHLRDPLRMTAFD, from the coding sequence ATGACCGACGATTCAACTCCGCGCTGGCTGGACTGGGCGCGGGAGATTCAAGCCCTGGCCCAGACGGGCCTCGCCTTCACCAAAAGCCACTACGACCAGCTGAGTTTCGGCCGCCTGTCCGATATAGCGGCTGAAATTCTGGCGGAACATTCCCAGCTTGAAGCCCCTGCGGTCAAGCGCGTCTTCTCCCTGGAGCCTGGGTACGCCACTCCCAAGGTCGACGTGCGTGCGGCGGTGATCCGTGACGGGCGCATCCTGCTTGTACGGGAGAGTGCGGACGGAAAGTGGGCTATGCCGGGCGGGTGGTCCGATGTGGGCGACCGCCCCTCGGAGACGGCTGAACGGGAAGCCCTTGAGGAGAGCGGGTTTGTGGTGCGGGCCAGGAAACTTGTCGGCGCTTTTGACGCGAACCGTGGCGAAAAAGCCAGCATGTTTTTTCACGCCGTGAAACTGGTTTTTCTTTGCGAACTCCTTGGAGGAGAAGCCAGGGGCAGCATGGAAACCCTGGAAGTTGAATTCTTCGATTTCGACGATCTGCCGCCCCTGTCCATACAACGAACCAACCTGCGTCACCTGGAGGAAATCCGCGCCCATCTGCGCGACCCTCTGCGAATGACCGCTTTTGATTGA